One window of Ignavibacteria bacterium genomic DNA carries:
- a CDS encoding VTT domain-containing protein, with protein MEFLGNVWEIVNHLDGYLSVIISEYGNITYLFLFVLILLETNFVLTPLLPGVTILFAAGTIAAAGQLNPYALYLLFTMAVFIGDIFNYGIGRRLGERAYKMNNRFIRPSYLIATEGFFKKHGKTTMFLARYFPMVRTFAPFVAGIVKMKFSTFIVTSLLSAAIYILIYVGAGYFFGHIPFVQKNLTLTLFIVAFASLIPMGYKALHNWLIHRKHLK; from the coding sequence ATGGAATTTCTTGGCAATGTGTGGGAGATAGTAAATCATCTGGATGGCTATCTCAGTGTAATAATCTCCGAATACGGCAATATAACATACCTTTTTCTTTTCGTTTTAATTCTGTTGGAGACGAATTTTGTTCTTACACCACTGTTGCCCGGTGTTACCATTCTTTTTGCTGCCGGCACAATAGCCGCCGCCGGTCAGTTGAACCCCTATGCTCTTTATCTGCTCTTTACAATGGCGGTGTTTATTGGAGATATCTTCAATTATGGAATAGGCAGACGGCTTGGAGAAAGGGCATATAAAATGAATAACAGGTTCATACGACCTTCATATTTGATTGCCACGGAAGGATTTTTCAAGAAACACGGTAAAACCACCATGTTCCTCGCCCGTTATTTTCCGATGGTTCGAACCTTCGCTCCATTTGTTGCCGGTATCGTGAAGATGAAATTTTCAACATTTATCGTCACAAGTCTTCTTTCGGCTGCGATTTACATTCTGATTTATGTAGGCGCTGGTTATTTCTTCGGGCATATCCCGTTTGTCCAGAAAAATCTTACTCTCACACTTTTCATTGTTGCTTTTGCTTCATTGATACCAATGGGTTATAAAGCTCTCCACAACTGGCTGATCCACAGAAAACATTTAAAATAA
- a CDS encoding serine/threonine protein kinase, with protein MVNTILFGQYEIESTIGAGGMAVVYKARHLTLGQYFAIKKLSDSLSQNSDARERFIREAKTHSKLDHPNIVKFHDILKDPTSQNVFIVMEYVEGRTLSQMIGRETGPIPFDRAYPIFKQVLDGIGYAHSQGVVHRDIKPSNIIITASGTVKILDFGIARDETGQTLTQSGTVIGTLQYASPEQIKGERVDQRSDIYSLGMTLYEMLSGRLPLEINTSTSSYHVMQRVLNEPVPDPRSFYPHIEERIVSAIFMAIEKDHGKRIASVADFEAVLEGKKGVSAIPVQTGIQDDALEKAYRDLTMIQRTKKNFIVFKKDDGTIDIRNGADGYQWIRILFIFLICFFGLLLFGSIGACSSSSRSEKSNSIIGVLFIAGLFGSCLWGYFSLKFQQMYVTLTRDEIKFQDSKTIKSVGIKYTNIFGVFYNSGKRSILIQGRGMSTQLFRNSKKSVLQPLSMILREVWSAKK; from the coding sequence ATGGTTAACACGATTCTTTTTGGGCAATACGAAATTGAATCCACCATCGGAGCAGGTGGTATGGCTGTGGTTTACAAAGCACGACACCTCACTCTCGGTCAGTATTTTGCCATAAAGAAGCTTTCCGATTCACTCTCACAGAATTCTGATGCCCGTGAAAGGTTTATCAGAGAAGCAAAAACCCACTCGAAACTTGACCATCCCAACATCGTAAAATTCCACGACATCCTCAAAGACCCGACCTCTCAAAATGTTTTTATCGTAATGGAGTATGTCGAGGGTAGAACCCTTTCACAAATGATAGGCAGGGAAACGGGTCCAATTCCGTTCGACAGAGCGTATCCCATTTTCAAGCAGGTGCTTGACGGCATAGGCTATGCCCATTCGCAGGGAGTGGTTCACCGGGACATAAAACCCAGTAACATCATCATTACAGCTTCAGGCACTGTAAAAATCCTCGATTTTGGTATCGCAAGGGATGAAACAGGGCAGACACTTACTCAGTCAGGTACAGTTATCGGCACACTTCAGTATGCAAGTCCCGAGCAGATAAAAGGGGAGAGGGTGGACCAAAGATCTGATATTTACAGCCTCGGGATGACCCTCTACGAAATGCTCTCCGGGCGTCTCCCCCTGGAAATAAACACGAGTACAAGTTCCTATCATGTAATGCAGAGAGTGCTGAATGAACCGGTTCCCGACCCCCGCTCGTTCTATCCACACATCGAGGAAAGAATTGTGTCGGCAATTTTTATGGCAATAGAAAAGGATCATGGTAAAAGGATTGCTTCAGTAGCTGATTTTGAAGCTGTTCTTGAAGGAAAAAAAGGGGTTTCGGCGATACCCGTTCAAACCGGAATTCAGGACGATGCTCTCGAAAAAGCATATCGTGATTTAACAATGATACAGAGAACCAAAAAAAACTTTATAGTTTTTAAGAAAGATGATGGCACCATCGATATCAGAAATGGAGCAGATGGTTATCAATGGATTAGGATATTATTTATTTTCCTGATTTGCTTCTTTGGTCTCCTGCTGTTTGGGTCGATCGGAGCTTGCTCATCTTCATCGAGGAGTGAAAAATCGAACAGTATAATTGGTGTATTATTTATCGCGGGGTTGTTTGGGTCATGTTTATGGGGATATTTTTCTCTAAAATTTCAACAGATGTATGTCACACTCACCCGGGATGAAATTAAATTTCAAGACTCTAAAACAATAAAGAGTGTTGGAATAAAATACACGAACATCTTTGGAGTTTTTTACAACTCCGGCAAAAGAAGCATTTTGATTCAAGGAAGGGGGATGAGTACACAACTCTTTCGAAACTCAAAAAAGTCGGTACTACAGCCCCTCTCGATGATCCTTCGCGAGGTATGGTCAGCTAAGAAATAG
- a CDS encoding helix-turn-helix transcriptional regulator produces MNTYTIKNMVCRRCITAVESIFNETGVTPILVRLGEVVTEKPLNDDQITQLREKLSEAGFELLDDLRKQQIEKIKTLIINHVHHKEEEKFNFTDVLSKELHREYSSLSKLFSETEGITIEQFVILQKIEKVKELLVYDEYSLGEIADKLGYSSVAHLSGQFKKITGFTPTQFKVQGLGSRKHLDHL; encoded by the coding sequence ATGAACACTTACACAATCAAAAATATGGTCTGCCGACGATGTATCACTGCTGTCGAGTCAATTTTTAACGAAACTGGCGTCACCCCCATATTGGTAAGACTTGGGGAAGTGGTGACAGAAAAGCCTCTGAATGACGACCAAATCACCCAATTGCGCGAAAAACTTTCCGAAGCAGGTTTCGAATTGCTCGATGACCTTAGGAAACAGCAGATTGAAAAAATAAAAACTCTGATTATAAACCATGTCCACCACAAAGAAGAGGAAAAATTCAATTTTACCGATGTGTTGTCAAAGGAATTGCACCGGGAATACTCGAGTCTGAGTAAACTGTTCTCGGAAACCGAGGGTATCACAATAGAGCAATTTGTGATCCTGCAAAAGATTGAAAAGGTTAAGGAACTCCTCGTTTATGATGAATATAGCCTTGGTGAGATTGCCGACAAACTGGGATACAGCAGTGTCGCCCATCTTTCGGGACAATTCAAAAAAATTACAGGATTCACTCCCACACAGTTCAAGGTTCAGGGCCTTGGCTCAAGAAAACACCTGGATCATCTTTAA
- the secD gene encoding protein translocase subunit SecD, with protein MEKYLYRILITVALVALAIYFLYPTYQDYLKTAEIREKVSAHEKFLNKTYPGMKKESLSYLLKNFEDSLKTVDEDYAKVRAKRVKLGLDLQGGMRVVLEVNTAQLLQKLAQDPDPVFVKLLDEASKEANANDESVVDIVVRKLQEKNIRLSRYFGNIDQDDAKISSQLKDQATDAVTRAEQILRNRIDQYGVSEPVIQKQGQNRIVVELPGISNEEEARQLIQSTALLEFKMVREPQYAFNLITRINNSLAGGKVEEEKTDKVDSTKKTDTTAVAKTDKKAETKTDSTAVAKVDSGKKTDTNKTAKTDTGKKSPEQLAKENPIFALISPSEQTGEIYVPASNKDKLQRLLNSQIAQAIMGENDEFVFSNHTFLSDKGEKIYTLFCVNKKPELTGGVITEAVGTPDPGGAAGAVVSMTMNSEGSVEWARITGANVDKRCAIVLDGVVYSAPVIKNKITGGRSQIDGMKDLNEAKLLANILNAGAFAAPVDIIEERTVGPSLGEDSVSAGLLSVVLGFALVAGFMIIYYRGAGGIASFALIFVILLIIGTLAAFGATLTLPGIAGIVLTIGMAVDSNVLIYERIREEMALGKTMKAAVEGGFAKAGAAIWDSNITTLITSIILYQFGTGPVQGFALTLMIGILTSLFGALVIAKVIFEYFTDKGHPVSIG; from the coding sequence ATGGAAAAGTACCTATACAGGATTCTGATCACTGTTGCGTTAGTAGCTCTGGCGATATACTTCTTATATCCCACATACCAGGACTACCTTAAAACGGCAGAGATAAGAGAAAAAGTTTCCGCTCACGAGAAATTTTTGAACAAGACCTACCCGGGGATGAAAAAGGAAAGCCTCTCTTATCTTCTGAAGAACTTTGAAGACAGCCTCAAAACTGTCGATGAGGATTATGCCAAAGTTAGAGCCAAAAGAGTTAAGCTCGGTCTCGATCTTCAGGGTGGAATGCGTGTCGTTCTTGAAGTGAACACTGCACAGCTTCTGCAAAAGCTCGCCCAGGACCCCGATCCGGTATTTGTGAAGCTCCTTGATGAAGCTTCCAAAGAAGCTAACGCAAACGATGAATCTGTCGTTGACATTGTGGTCAGGAAACTGCAGGAAAAAAACATCCGCTTAAGCAGATATTTCGGCAATATCGATCAGGATGATGCCAAAATTTCATCACAGCTTAAAGACCAGGCAACTGATGCGGTTACAAGAGCCGAACAGATCTTGAGAAACCGTATTGACCAGTATGGAGTTTCGGAACCTGTTATTCAAAAACAAGGCCAGAACCGTATTGTTGTAGAGCTTCCCGGTATCTCCAATGAAGAAGAAGCAAGACAGCTTATTCAGAGTACCGCACTTCTCGAATTCAAAATGGTCAGAGAACCTCAGTATGCCTTTAACCTGATTACAAGAATTAACAATTCTCTCGCAGGCGGCAAAGTTGAAGAGGAAAAGACTGATAAAGTTGATTCCACTAAAAAAACCGATACTACTGCTGTAGCAAAAACTGATAAAAAAGCTGAGACCAAAACTGATTCGACTGCTGTTGCTAAAGTTGACTCCGGCAAAAAAACTGATACGAACAAAACTGCCAAAACTGACACAGGAAAAAAATCTCCTGAACAGCTTGCCAAAGAGAATCCAATTTTTGCTCTCATTTCGCCAAGTGAACAAACTGGTGAAATCTATGTTCCCGCTTCAAACAAGGATAAATTGCAGAGACTCCTGAATTCTCAGATAGCTCAGGCAATTATGGGCGAAAATGACGAGTTCGTCTTTTCAAACCATACCTTCCTGTCTGACAAGGGAGAAAAAATTTACACCCTCTTCTGTGTGAACAAAAAACCTGAACTTACAGGTGGTGTTATTACAGAAGCTGTCGGCACACCCGATCCCGGAGGCGCTGCCGGTGCTGTTGTTTCCATGACAATGAACTCAGAGGGTTCTGTTGAGTGGGCTCGCATCACAGGTGCCAATGTTGACAAAAGATGTGCAATCGTGCTCGATGGTGTCGTTTACTCGGCTCCTGTTATCAAAAACAAAATTACCGGCGGCAGAAGCCAGATAGACGGTATGAAAGATCTTAATGAAGCCAAACTGCTTGCAAACATCCTTAATGCCGGTGCATTCGCTGCTCCTGTTGACATTATTGAAGAAAGAACAGTAGGACCATCACTCGGTGAAGATTCCGTCTCCGCCGGCCTTCTTTCTGTTGTTTTGGGCTTCGCTCTTGTTGCAGGATTCATGATTATTTATTACAGAGGTGCCGGTGGAATTGCTTCTTTTGCGCTTATCTTTGTGATACTCCTTATCATCGGTACTCTTGCTGCTTTCGGAGCAACACTTACCCTCCCCGGTATCGCAGGTATCGTGCTGACCATCGGTATGGCAGTGGATTCAAATGTACTGATTTATGAGAGGATAAGAGAAGAAATGGCTCTGGGTAAAACCATGAAAGCTGCTGTTGAAGGCGGATTCGCCAAAGCAGGTGCTGCCATTTGGGATTCAAACATAACTACTCTCATCACCAGTATAATCCTCTACCAGTTTGGTACAGGTCCTGTACAGGGTTTCGCACTGACTCTTATGATTGGTATTCTTACCTCTCTGTTTGGTGCCCTCGTTATTGCGAAGGTTATTTTCGAATATTTCACCGACAAGGGTCACCCTGTTTCGATCGGTTAA
- a CDS encoding copper-translocating P-type ATPase, translated as MTKQTYPVLNMTCASCAARVQKTIEKQPGVVSAMVNYANSTLVAEFDPKIVSPGQLKTAVQKYGYDLVLDSDNSDIDDINKKKSDELKYTTIGAVILSLPVVIIGMFFMHMPYANYISWALSTPVVVWFGRRFFTGAWKQLQNKTANMDTLVALSTGVAYVFSVFNTLFPEYLSEKGVHPHVYYEAASVVIAFILLGKMLEDRAKGSTSSALKKLIGLQPNSVTVMFDGISKVVPISNVMVGDTIVVKPGEKVAVDGTVTSGESFVDESMISGEPIPVEKSEGSKVFAGTINQKGSFLFKAEKVGSDTLLAHIIKMVQDAQGSRAPVQQLVDKIAALFVPVVIVIAILSLLVWVIIGGESEITHGLIAMVTVLVIACPCALGLATPTAIMVGIGKGAENGILIKDAESLEIAKKVDAIVFDKTGTITEGKPTVHSIFFPDETKQSKAILASIESRSEHPLADAVVNYIGNTSPIEVKNFKSMTGLGVQAEVENEVYYVGNKRLIENEKIRISEEMVSTHEKWMLEGMTVIFFANRSEVLGIVAITDKIKSESAAAIKALKESGIEVYMLTGDNRATAAEVAKKAGIDHFEAEVLPSDKIDFIKSLQREGKTVGMAGDGINDSGALAQADLSIAMGTGSDIAMDVAKMTIVSSDLSKILKAIKLSNATVNTIRQNLFWAFIYNVIGIPIAAGLLYPINGFLLDPMIAGAAMALSSVSVVSNSLRLKLKSIS; from the coding sequence ATGACAAAGCAAACTTATCCGGTCCTAAACATGACATGCGCCTCATGTGCAGCCAGAGTGCAAAAGACAATTGAAAAACAACCCGGGGTCGTCTCCGCGATGGTAAATTATGCAAACTCAACACTTGTCGCAGAATTTGATCCCAAAATAGTTTCCCCGGGACAACTGAAAACTGCCGTCCAAAAATATGGGTATGACCTTGTACTGGACAGCGACAATTCAGATATAGATGACATCAATAAAAAGAAATCGGATGAATTAAAGTACACGACGATTGGTGCAGTAATTTTATCCCTCCCCGTTGTGATAATCGGGATGTTTTTCATGCACATGCCTTATGCAAACTACATTTCGTGGGCACTTTCAACTCCTGTTGTCGTGTGGTTCGGGAGAAGATTTTTCACGGGTGCATGGAAACAGTTGCAAAACAAAACCGCAAACATGGATACCCTGGTCGCGCTAAGCACCGGCGTCGCATATGTCTTTTCGGTATTCAATACACTCTTTCCGGAGTATTTGAGTGAGAAGGGAGTTCACCCTCATGTCTATTATGAAGCGGCATCGGTTGTAATAGCCTTTATCCTGCTCGGTAAAATGCTCGAGGACCGGGCGAAAGGAAGTACTTCTTCTGCCCTTAAAAAACTGATAGGACTTCAACCAAACTCAGTGACTGTGATGTTCGATGGAATAAGCAAAGTGGTTCCGATATCAAATGTTATGGTTGGCGATACAATTGTTGTAAAACCGGGTGAAAAAGTGGCAGTAGATGGTACCGTTACTTCGGGAGAATCTTTCGTCGATGAAAGCATGATCAGTGGTGAGCCCATCCCCGTTGAAAAGTCTGAAGGTTCGAAAGTTTTTGCGGGTACCATAAACCAAAAAGGAAGCTTTTTATTCAAAGCTGAAAAAGTTGGCAGCGATACACTTCTTGCCCATATCATCAAGATGGTTCAGGATGCACAAGGCAGCCGGGCACCCGTACAGCAACTTGTGGATAAAATCGCAGCCCTTTTCGTTCCTGTCGTTATCGTAATCGCGATTTTAAGCCTCCTCGTCTGGGTAATTATTGGTGGAGAGTCGGAGATTACACACGGCTTGATAGCGATGGTTACCGTGCTTGTGATTGCGTGCCCGTGTGCCCTCGGTCTGGCAACTCCAACCGCCATTATGGTTGGAATTGGCAAGGGTGCCGAGAACGGAATATTGATTAAAGATGCGGAAAGTCTCGAAATCGCCAAAAAAGTGGATGCAATAGTTTTTGACAAAACGGGTACAATCACCGAGGGAAAACCAACAGTTCACTCCATATTTTTTCCGGATGAAACGAAACAATCAAAAGCCATACTGGCATCGATCGAAAGCAGATCAGAGCACCCGCTGGCTGATGCAGTTGTTAACTATATCGGAAACACTTCCCCGATTGAAGTGAAAAATTTCAAAAGCATGACGGGACTTGGTGTGCAGGCTGAAGTGGAAAATGAGGTTTATTATGTCGGCAACAAGAGGTTGATCGAAAATGAAAAGATCAGAATCTCTGAAGAAATGGTCTCAACGCATGAAAAATGGATGCTGGAAGGCATGACGGTCATCTTCTTTGCGAACAGAAGCGAAGTCCTTGGAATTGTAGCCATCACAGACAAAATCAAATCTGAATCTGCCGCTGCTATCAAAGCACTCAAAGAGTCGGGAATTGAAGTTTACATGCTGACAGGTGACAACCGTGCCACTGCTGCAGAAGTTGCGAAAAAAGCAGGAATTGATCACTTTGAAGCAGAAGTGCTGCCCTCTGACAAGATTGATTTTATTAAATCACTTCAGCGAGAAGGCAAAACAGTCGGTATGGCCGGTGACGGAATCAACGACAGTGGCGCTCTCGCTCAAGCAGATTTAAGCATCGCTATGGGTACTGGAAGCGACATTGCCATGGATGTTGCGAAAATGACAATTGTATCCTCTGATCTGTCAAAAATATTGAAGGCGATTAAGCTCTCGAATGCTACAGTAAATACTATCCGTCAAAATCTATTTTGGGCATTTATCTATAATGTTATCGGAATTCCGATAGCAGCAGGGTTGCTTTACCCTATCAACGGTTTTCTCCTCGATCCAATGATCGCAGGGGCAGCCATGGCATTGAGCAGTGTGAGCGTTGTCAGTAACAGTCTAAGACTAAAACTCAAATCTATTTCTTAG
- the pepF gene encoding oligoendopeptidase F gives MKFDERFERIFLATEGGSLPERDEIDENYKWDVSHIYQNDEEWEAEFAKIQSMIDGYDKFRGSISKDATALAECIKFDELVSMTVEKLHLFVMLKKDSDLRVNKYQGLNDRIRNLYTIAGSKASFILPELNVTPDSVIEEAISKFGLEGYEHFFDDLKRRRAHTLSEKEEMLLALSSSVTGGAYEIFSIFSDADLKFPTVTGESGEEQEMSHGRFYAALYSKDSAYRERAYKAFYSPFKDYANTFSVIFNNNLKGKIFNARARNFGSSLEAALHTNNIPVSVYDNLIETVSQNLAPMHRWAEIKRRMLKQDKIHPYDSYVTIFDSSEVKKYSWEEARKLVVDSLQIMGSEYLEAINRAFDNRWIDVYETAGKRSGAYSSGCTYGTHPYVLMNFTGNLNDVFTLAHEMGHNMHSWFTGETQPPVYADYSIFLAEVASTFNESLLLEHLIKTSESKSQKLSLMEKFLNSVTATFYRQTMFAEFEKIAYARVENGEALTATELKELYKSLYSKYWGEAMHVDEEEEYTWARIPHFYYNFYVYQYATGMAASEALVSLVKKEGQPAVDRYLNFLRSGKSKYSIEILSDAGVDMRKPDAVTAIISRMNNIIDEMETLL, from the coding sequence ATGAAATTTGACGAGAGATTTGAGAGAATATTTTTGGCAACCGAGGGAGGATCACTCCCCGAAAGAGATGAGATAGACGAGAATTACAAGTGGGATGTGTCGCACATTTATCAAAACGATGAGGAATGGGAAGCGGAATTTGCAAAAATCCAGTCGATGATCGACGGGTATGACAAGTTCCGAGGATCCATTTCAAAGGACGCGACTGCTCTGGCTGAATGCATAAAATTTGACGAACTCGTTTCGATGACCGTTGAAAAACTCCATCTATTCGTGATGCTGAAAAAGGACAGCGACTTGCGGGTAAATAAATATCAGGGACTTAATGACAGAATAAGAAACCTATACACAATCGCCGGGTCGAAGGCATCATTCATCCTGCCGGAACTTAATGTTACGCCTGATTCAGTGATCGAAGAAGCCATTTCCAAATTTGGACTTGAAGGTTATGAACACTTTTTTGATGATTTGAAGAGAAGACGGGCTCACACCCTTTCAGAAAAAGAGGAAATGTTGCTTGCTCTCTCTTCAAGCGTAACCGGTGGGGCTTACGAGATTTTCTCGATATTTTCTGATGCTGATCTGAAATTCCCGACTGTTACCGGAGAGTCGGGTGAAGAACAGGAGATGTCGCACGGTCGTTTTTATGCCGCACTTTATTCAAAGGATTCAGCTTACCGGGAAAGGGCTTACAAAGCATTCTATTCTCCCTTTAAAGATTATGCGAATACTTTTTCAGTTATTTTCAACAATAATCTAAAAGGCAAGATTTTCAACGCTCGCGCAAGGAATTTCGGAAGTTCACTCGAAGCTGCACTTCACACCAACAACATCCCTGTATCTGTTTATGACAATTTGATAGAGACAGTCAGCCAGAATCTGGCACCAATGCACAGATGGGCTGAAATAAAGAGGAGGATGCTAAAGCAGGATAAAATTCACCCTTATGACTCATATGTAACCATTTTTGATTCGAGTGAAGTAAAAAAATATAGTTGGGAAGAAGCCCGAAAACTCGTGGTTGATTCACTTCAAATAATGGGAAGCGAGTATCTTGAAGCAATCAACAGGGCATTCGACAACCGTTGGATTGATGTTTATGAGACAGCCGGAAAGAGGTCAGGTGCTTATTCGTCAGGATGTACTTACGGTACCCATCCGTATGTTTTGATGAATTTTACGGGCAATCTAAATGATGTGTTCACACTTGCGCACGAGATGGGGCATAACATGCACTCATGGTTTACAGGTGAGACACAGCCTCCGGTATATGCAGACTACTCAATATTTCTCGCAGAAGTGGCAAGTACATTCAATGAATCTCTTCTCCTTGAGCATCTCATTAAGACAAGTGAAAGTAAATCTCAAAAACTCTCATTGATGGAAAAATTCCTGAACAGTGTTACAGCCACTTTCTACAGGCAGACAATGTTTGCTGAATTTGAGAAGATTGCCTACGCAAGAGTCGAAAATGGTGAAGCACTTACGGCGACAGAGCTTAAAGAATTGTACAAATCGCTTTACAGCAAATATTGGGGTGAAGCGATGCATGTGGATGAGGAAGAGGAGTACACCTGGGCACGAATCCCTCACTTTTACTACAATTTTTATGTTTACCAGTATGCTACCGGCATGGCAGCATCGGAAGCACTGGTTAGTCTGGTCAAGAAAGAAGGGCAGCCGGCAGTCGACCGTTATCTGAATTTCCTGAGGTCCGGAAAATCGAAATATTCAATAGAAATTTTGAGTGATGCGGGAGTGGATATGAGAAAACCGGATGCCGTAACTGCAATAATCAGCAGGATGAACAACATCATCGATGAAATGGAGACGCTGCTCTGA
- a CDS encoding tetratricopeptide repeat protein → MAENKDQIKCPVCGTVNPGSATYCNDCGALLNPEKKKMAQKNQKEQGASKGKNAGKGTSSSETKTAGIVLGILLLAGMFILIGSGVFESPKAVDPHAGHNHPPGEGHDQPANPIGKNPALDPQIMNLEKQLAESPDNLDVMLNLAHSYFDSGMFEKAVPLYKKYLEKKPNIPDVIVDLGVCYFNMQDLKQAEESFKKALTIDPKHQIAHLNMGVVSLSNNNKDEATKWLTKTIELDPNSNPAKQAQSILEKNK, encoded by the coding sequence ATGGCAGAAAACAAAGATCAAATAAAATGTCCCGTCTGCGGAACGGTTAATCCGGGTTCAGCCACTTACTGTAACGATTGTGGCGCTTTGCTGAATCCGGAAAAGAAAAAGATGGCTCAGAAGAATCAAAAAGAACAGGGTGCTTCCAAAGGGAAGAACGCCGGCAAAGGTACTTCGTCGTCCGAGACAAAAACTGCAGGCATTGTTCTTGGAATTCTGCTTTTGGCAGGCATGTTCATTCTTATCGGTTCGGGAGTTTTTGAATCTCCAAAAGCTGTCGATCCGCACGCAGGCCATAATCATCCTCCCGGTGAGGGACATGATCAGCCTGCAAATCCAATCGGGAAAAATCCTGCGCTGGACCCTCAGATTATGAATCTGGAGAAACAACTTGCTGAATCACCCGACAATCTTGATGTGATGCTTAACCTTGCACACTCATATTTTGATTCGGGTATGTTTGAAAAGGCCGTGCCGCTTTACAAAAAATATTTGGAGAAAAAACCAAACATTCCTGATGTAATTGTTGATCTCGGAGTCTGCTATTTCAATATGCAGGATCTCAAGCAGGCAGAGGAAAGTTTCAAAAAAGCTTTGACAATAGATCCGAAGCATCAGATTGCACATCTTAACATGGGTGTAGTCAGCCTCTCGAACAACAATAAAGATGAAGCCACTAAATGGCTCACCAAAACAATAGAACTTGACCCTAATTCAAATCCTGCAAAGCAGGCTCAAAGTATTCTTGAAAAAAACAAATAA
- the secF gene encoding protein translocase subunit SecF, translating to MRIFHNLNVDFMGKRKYFYILSTTIFVLGLISIFARGLQFGIDFKGGTEVVLEFEKVIDITKVRGYLENSGLGNIEVKTFGAETGALIRTEVQDIPAAIKPKLLGVIEGNIAKAYPGIKLEKTEDPAKGSFTYKFAGPDTATKVSQLLFDQGFQASRVSFEANNSEVIVRVGVSDVIKESLKEKLTGNNFKVLREDRIGPKVGNELKRDAIIAVILSLLGILIYLAFRFKFLFASTAVVALFHDVLLTIGLFSLFYGVIPGLNLEIDLTIVAAFLTLIGYSINDTVIVFDRVRETMKIHKGGNLEALMNEAVNKTMSRTILTGGTTLMGVLVLLLVGGEVLRAFAFTLFFGIIVGTYSSIFVASALALDYSKKYKMKIDF from the coding sequence ATGCGAATTTTTCATAATCTAAATGTTGATTTTATGGGCAAGAGGAAATATTTTTATATCCTCTCTACCACAATTTTTGTCCTCGGTCTAATAAGTATTTTTGCCAGAGGATTGCAGTTTGGTATCGACTTTAAAGGTGGTACTGAAGTAGTGCTGGAGTTCGAAAAGGTTATCGATATTACCAAGGTTAGAGGTTATCTCGAGAACTCTGGACTTGGGAACATCGAAGTTAAAACCTTCGGTGCAGAAACTGGTGCCCTCATCAGAACTGAAGTTCAGGATATTCCTGCAGCGATTAAACCTAAACTGCTCGGAGTTATTGAAGGCAATATTGCCAAAGCGTATCCCGGAATCAAATTGGAAAAGACCGAAGATCCAGCTAAAGGTTCATTTACCTACAAGTTTGCCGGACCCGATACCGCGACAAAAGTAAGTCAGTTGCTTTTCGACCAGGGTTTCCAGGCTTCACGGGTCTCTTTTGAGGCAAACAATTCTGAAGTTATCGTAAGAGTTGGTGTCTCTGATGTTATCAAAGAGAGCCTGAAAGAAAAACTTACGGGAAACAACTTCAAAGTGCTTAGAGAAGACAGAATTGGTCCTAAAGTCGGAAACGAATTGAAAAGAGATGCAATTATTGCAGTTATTCTTTCATTGCTCGGTATCCTCATCTATCTCGCATTCAGATTCAAATTCCTCTTTGCTTCCACTGCGGTTGTCGCGCTTTTCCATGATGTGTTGCTCACTATTGGCCTCTTCTCTCTCTTTTATGGAGTGATTCCGGGACTCAATCTGGAAATCGACCTTACCATTGTTGCTGCATTCCTGACACTCATTGGTTACTCAATCAATGATACTGTTATTGTGTTCGACAGGGTGAGAGAAACAATGAAAATTCATAAAGGTGGCAACCTAGAAGCATTGATGAATGAAGCTGTGAACAAAACCATGAGCAGAACCATCCTTACCGGTGGAACGACCCTTATGGGTGTTTTGGTTCTTCTTTTGGTTGGTGGTGAAGTGTTGAGAGCCTTTGCATTCACTCTCTTCTTCGGTATTATCGTTGGTACTTATTCTTCAATATTCGTGGCAAGTGCCCTTGCTCTCGATTATTCAAAGAAATACAAAATGAAGATTGACTTCTAA
- a CDS encoding integration host factor subunit beta: protein MTKADLVDIVAEGTGLTKLETEAVVEGFFKSVIEALSAGKGIEIRGFGTFKVKKKAARYARNPKNGDKVFVPEHFIPVFKFSKDFKNQVDNGLKKESK from the coding sequence ATGACTAAAGCCGATCTGGTAGATATTGTAGCAGAAGGTACAGGGCTGACCAAACTTGAGACCGAAGCTGTTGTTGAGGGTTTTTTTAAGAGTGTTATAGAAGCCTTGAGCGCAGGTAAAGGAATTGAAATAAGAGGCTTTGGTACCTTCAAAGTGAAGAAAAAAGCGGCCAGATACGCACGAAATCCTAAAAATGGTGACAAGGTTTTTGTCCCTGAACATTTTATCCCTGTATTTAAGTTCTCGAAGGACTTTAAAAATCAGGTTGACAACGGATTGAAAAAAGAGAGTAAATAA